Proteins from one Candidatus Zixiibacteriota bacterium genomic window:
- a CDS encoding serine acetyltransferase — MIIKTIIADINSIYRNDPAAKNIEFLLYPGFQAIFMHRLIHPLYRWRIPFFPRLLSQISRFLTGVEIHPGAQIGRGFFIDHGAGIVIGETAQIGDNCVLFHNVTLGGTGHHTGKRHPTIGNNVLIGTGATLLGPLTVGNDVRIGANTFLYMVDIPDNCTVVGTPGHITRLDGESVSIKPKPTEVPIRNSV; from the coding sequence ATGATTATTAAAACGATTATCGCGGACATAAATAGCATCTACCGCAATGACCCGGCGGCAAAGAATATCGAATTCCTTCTTTACCCCGGATTCCAGGCGATTTTCATGCATCGCCTGATTCATCCGTTGTACCGCTGGCGGATTCCTTTTTTCCCGCGTCTTTTATCCCAGATTTCAAGGTTTTTGACCGGGGTGGAGATTCATCCCGGGGCGCAGATCGGCCGGGGATTCTTTATCGACCACGGGGCCGGGATTGTGATCGGCGAGACGGCTCAAATCGGGGACAATTGCGTTTTATTCCACAACGTTACTCTGGGTGGAACCGGTCACCATACCGGCAAACGTCATCCCACTATCGGCAACAATGTTCTGATCGGGACCGGGGCGACTTTACTGGGGCCGCTGACGGTCGGCAATGATGTTCGAATCGGGGCCAATACTTTTTTATACATGGTTGATATTCCCGATAACTGCACGGTGGTGGGCACTCCCGGGCATATCACCCGGTTGGACGGCGAATCGGTGAGTATCAAACCGAAACCGACCGAGGTCCCGATTCGCAACAGCGTTTGA
- a CDS encoding proline--tRNA ligase, producing the protein MRWTQTYIPTLREIPAEAELISHQLLLRGGFIRKLAAGVYIYLPLMQRVIEKFANIVREEMNRAGAIEITMPVLHPAEIWQESGRYNTVGKEQMRLKDRHLHEMVLGGTHEEIVTFLLRGELKSYKQLPINLYQIQVKFRDEIRPRFGLMRGREFIMKDAYTFDADEKSFDVSYQKMVDAYFAIFKRAGLDTRKVESDTGAMGGKAAHEFMLIVDTSGGEETILFCDKCDYAANVEKATFREINPPAADTAMKTRAEVNTPGASTIEQVTAFLKVKASQLVKTLIYIADGKPVAAMIRGDRELNLVKLKNHLKAIEIDSAPAAVVEEVTGCPVGFAGPVGMATEIPIVVDPEVTLLKNIIVGANKNEKHLINVNPDRDFKASSVADIINAVEGEGCPVCDGRLVARKGIEVGNTFMLGTKYSESLGAKFLDAAGVEKPFIMGSYGIGITRTPQAAIERYHDEKGIVWPQNIAPYTVEIIPLNYEKDDHRRAAEQIYGRLVNDGIDCLLDDRPERAGVKFNDADLIGIPVRVIIGDKSLKQGKVELKGRGGDEVLLVDMDHVLEEVKALLERLN; encoded by the coding sequence ATGCGCTGGACGCAAACATATATACCGACTCTACGAGAAATTCCGGCCGAGGCCGAGCTGATCTCCCATCAACTACTCCTGCGGGGCGGTTTTATCCGCAAACTGGCCGCCGGGGTGTATATTTATCTTCCATTGATGCAACGGGTTATCGAAAAATTCGCGAATATTGTCCGGGAGGAAATGAACCGCGCCGGAGCTATCGAGATTACTATGCCGGTTTTGCATCCGGCCGAAATATGGCAGGAATCCGGCCGGTATAATACCGTTGGCAAAGAACAGATGCGTCTGAAAGACCGACACCTACATGAGATGGTGCTCGGCGGCACTCATGAGGAAATCGTTACCTTCCTTCTCAGGGGTGAACTTAAAAGTTATAAGCAGTTGCCCATAAACCTGTATCAGATCCAGGTCAAGTTTCGCGATGAAATCCGCCCGCGTTTCGGACTGATGCGGGGCCGCGAATTTATCATGAAGGACGCTTATACTTTCGATGCGGATGAGAAATCCTTTGATGTTTCCTATCAAAAGATGGTCGATGCTTATTTTGCCATTTTCAAGCGGGCCGGTCTGGATACTCGCAAGGTGGAGTCGGACACCGGGGCTATGGGCGGCAAGGCGGCTCATGAATTTATGCTGATTGTCGATACCAGCGGCGGCGAGGAAACAATCCTGTTCTGCGATAAATGCGACTATGCCGCCAATGTCGAAAAAGCGACTTTCAGGGAAATTAATCCTCCGGCTGCGGATACCGCGATGAAGACGCGGGCCGAGGTGAATACTCCGGGGGCCTCGACTATCGAGCAGGTTACCGCTTTTTTGAAGGTTAAAGCCAGTCAGTTGGTCAAAACCCTGATTTATATTGCCGATGGCAAACCGGTGGCGGCCATGATTCGCGGGGACCGGGAATTAAACCTGGTCAAACTTAAAAATCACCTGAAAGCGATCGAGATTGACAGCGCTCCGGCGGCCGTGGTTGAAGAGGTTACCGGTTGTCCGGTCGGTTTCGCCGGGCCGGTCGGAATGGCCACCGAAATCCCGATCGTGGTCGATCCCGAAGTTACCCTGCTGAAAAATATCATTGTCGGCGCCAATAAAAATGAGAAACACCTTATCAATGTTAATCCGGATCGCGATTTCAAGGCTTCCTCGGTAGCTGATATAATTAACGCCGTCGAAGGGGAAGGTTGCCCGGTTTGCGACGGCCGCCTGGTAGCCCGCAAGGGAATAGAGGTCGGTAATACTTTTATGCTGGGCACCAAATATTCGGAATCCCTGGGGGCCAAATTTCTTGATGCCGCCGGCGTTGAAAAGCCTTTTATTATGGGCTCTTACGGAATCGGAATCACCCGGACGCCGCAGGCCGCTATCGAGCGGTACCATGATGAAAAAGGCATTGTCTGGCCCCAAAATATTGCCCCTTATACGGTCGAAATTATCCCGCTAAATTATGAAAAAGACGACCACCGACGGGCCGCGGAACAAATTTACGGCCGACTCGTTAATGATGGTATTGACTGCCTGCTGGATGACCGACCGGAACGGGCCGGGGTCAAATTCAACGACGCCGACCTGATCGGAATTCCTGTCCGCGTTATAATCGGTGACAAGTCGTTGAAACAGGGGAAGGTCGAGCTCAAAGGGCGGGGCGGCGACGAGGTTTTACTGGTGGATATGGACCATGTTTTGGAGGAGGTTAAAGCTCTTCTGGAACGGCTGAATTGA
- a CDS encoding ribosome maturation factor RimP, with amino-acid sequence MSLKEKITGLITTPIENEGFELVELKLAQYKKQHRLRVFVDSDHGVTIDDCVRLTKAIDPILEENNVFRYGYVIEVSSPGLDRPLQTARDFRRRIGERIRIQFIDPATPSLEGELVGADDRFLEIQTGDDLSKVDLVQVKWGKIIF; translated from the coding sequence ATGTCGCTGAAGGAGAAAATAACGGGGTTAATCACGACTCCGATTGAGAATGAAGGGTTTGAATTGGTCGAGTTAAAACTGGCCCAGTACAAAAAACAGCATCGCCTGCGAGTCTTTGTCGATTCCGATCACGGGGTGACAATCGATGATTGTGTCCGCCTGACCAAGGCTATCGACCCGATCCTGGAGGAGAATAATGTTTTTCGGTACGGCTATGTGATTGAAGTATCATCGCCCGGCCTGGATCGGCCGCTTCAAACCGCCCGTGATTTCCGCCGGCGTATCGGTGAACGAATCAGGATACAGTTTATCGATCCGGCCACTCCTTCATTGGAAGGAGAACTGGTCGGTGCCGATGACAGATTTCTGGAAATCCAAACGGGAGACGATCTCAGCAAAGTCGATCTGGTACAGGTCAAATGGGGAAAAATCATTTTTTGA
- the nusA gene encoding transcription termination/antitermination protein NusA: MSYNIVEALTLIAREKNIDLDTVVSKVEESLLAAAKKRYPEAENLSFKLNRSTGEITMIAVKKVVEKVADNLTEISLTDAKELDDEAVIGDEMEMFLEVDEEFGRNAIATAKQVLIQKVREAERDKIYDEYITRVGSLISGAVQQVDKGNIIVNLGKAEAILPIKEQIPREKYRQGDRIRALILDVQKSLSGPQVILSRVSHDFLRCLFELEVPEIFERVIEIRAIAREPGERSKIAVYSADERIDPVGACVGIKGVRVQSIVRELNNERIDIIPYTSNPELFVTRALAPAKVVHIDIFISEQAMTVAVEDDKLSLAIGRAGQNARLASKLTGWKINIMSETDYNEMKRREAEEMVPVGSLEGIGTKIEERLVEADINTVQQLARASEEQLTKLDGIGPKTAESLLEKARSFVAELEAKRKEKKRLEQEMAAEEQNEAGAVDEAGGGAVESGDDDTGSDENAIIEEAKDN; the protein is encoded by the coding sequence ATGTCTTACAATATAGTCGAGGCCCTGACTCTGATTGCGCGGGAGAAAAATATCGATCTGGACACGGTGGTTTCCAAGGTCGAGGAATCTCTGCTGGCGGCCGCCAAAAAGAGGTACCCCGAGGCCGAAAATTTATCCTTCAAACTCAACCGATCCACCGGTGAGATCACCATGATCGCAGTCAAGAAGGTGGTTGAAAAGGTGGCCGATAATCTGACGGAAATATCATTGACGGATGCCAAGGAACTCGATGACGAGGCTGTAATCGGCGATGAGATGGAGATGTTTCTGGAGGTCGATGAGGAATTCGGCCGCAATGCCATTGCCACCGCCAAGCAGGTCCTGATTCAAAAAGTACGAGAGGCGGAACGGGATAAAATCTACGATGAATATATCACCCGGGTCGGAAGCCTTATTTCGGGAGCCGTTCAACAGGTAGATAAGGGAAATATTATCGTCAATCTGGGGAAGGCCGAGGCTATTTTACCGATCAAGGAACAAATCCCCCGCGAAAAGTATCGCCAGGGCGACCGTATTCGGGCGTTGATACTGGATGTCCAGAAATCGCTTTCAGGACCACAGGTCATTCTGTCGAGGGTCAGCCATGATTTCCTGCGTTGTCTGTTTGAACTGGAAGTCCCGGAAATCTTCGAGCGGGTGATCGAGATCAGGGCAATCGCCCGTGAACCCGGGGAAAGATCCAAGATAGCGGTTTATTCGGCCGATGAACGTATCGATCCGGTTGGCGCCTGTGTCGGAATCAAGGGTGTCCGGGTACAGTCGATTGTCAGGGAATTGAATAATGAGCGAATTGATATAATTCCCTATACTTCCAATCCGGAATTGTTTGTCACCCGGGCGCTGGCCCCGGCCAAGGTGGTGCATATAGATATTTTCATCAGCGAGCAGGCCATGACGGTTGCGGTCGAGGATGACAAACTTTCGCTGGCGATCGGCCGGGCCGGTCAGAATGCACGGCTGGCTTCCAAACTGACCGGTTGGAAAATAAATATCATGTCCGAAACCGATTATAATGAGATGAAGCGTCGCGAAGCCGAGGAGATGGTTCCGGTTGGAAGCCTGGAGGGGATCGGAACCAAGATCGAAGAACGGCTGGTAGAAGCTGATATCAATACGGTTCAGCAGTTGGCCCGGGCCAGTGAAGAGCAGTTGACGAAACTGGACGGGATCGGACCGAAAACGGCCGAATCACTTCTGGAGAAAGCACGCTCCTTTGTTGCGGAACTTGAAGCCAAACGCAAGGAAAAAAAGAGACTGGAACAGGAAATGGCGGCCGAGGAGCAGAATGAAGCAGGAGCTGTTGATGAGGCCGGCGGCGGGGCGGTGGAATCCGGTGATGATGATACCGGTTCCGATGAGAATGCAATAATCGAGGAAGCCAAGGATAATTAG
- the infB gene encoding translation initiation factor IF-2 → MPKQRIYEIAKFYRISSNALLKILRELNFQPKSHMSVATDEMLLAIQRKFAAEKEAAKKDIEQKKKPKGQIKKEGPETVGKTLDERLAKLSSALKKHDKGKKKKFDKKKKKSKDARRVDKKAVVKSFRATMATMGGGKRTKKYKKRKADGTEVIVDENVIEVNEFMTVAELAKAMDIKPAELIATCFKLGLMASINQRLDMETIETLALECGFSIKEKEEIGIEAREEEVEENLARRAPVVTVMGHVDHGKTSLLDFIRKTNIAAREAGAITQHIGAYEVAAPNGRIVFIDTPGHEAFTAMRARGAQITDIVVLVVAADDAVMPQTIEAIDHARAAGVPIVVAINKIDKPTANPDMIRQQLSAQNLMPEEWGGKTIMVEVSAKTGQGVNTLLEMIQLQADMLDLQADPTIRGQGVVVESNLEKGRGPTCTVIIQKGRVFVGDPIVAGPFYGHVRVMLNDRDQSLREIGPSTPARITGLGGVPQAGDSFIVVQDDQEAREIATKRTQLKREQEIRRGYGRATLEKIYEQIKEGQVKELSLVIKADVDGSAEVLGETLGKIAGDQVRTVIIHKGVGAVNESDVLLAAASNAIIIAFNVKPDARAREAASREKVEVKQYSIIYEVESDIRKALEGMLAPDISEEFIGEAEVRQIFRVPKVGVVAGCFVKEGAIHRNDAVHLVRDGRVVHIGKLSSLKRFKDDAREVSSGYECGIGIENFNDIKVGDSIEVYKVVETAKKLG, encoded by the coding sequence ATGCCTAAACAAAGAATATATGAAATTGCCAAGTTCTATCGAATATCCTCGAATGCCCTCCTGAAGATACTTCGAGAACTCAATTTCCAGCCCAAATCGCATATGTCGGTAGCCACCGATGAGATGTTGCTGGCTATCCAGAGGAAATTTGCGGCCGAAAAAGAAGCGGCGAAAAAGGATATTGAGCAAAAGAAAAAGCCCAAAGGACAGATCAAAAAAGAGGGTCCGGAGACGGTCGGGAAAACGCTGGATGAACGTCTGGCCAAACTCTCCAGCGCCCTGAAAAAACATGACAAGGGCAAAAAAAAGAAATTCGACAAGAAAAAGAAGAAAAGCAAAGACGCCCGTCGGGTCGATAAAAAAGCGGTGGTGAAAAGTTTCCGGGCCACCATGGCTACCATGGGTGGCGGTAAAAGGACCAAAAAATATAAAAAGAGGAAAGCCGACGGAACCGAAGTAATCGTTGATGAAAACGTCATTGAAGTCAACGAATTCATGACGGTGGCCGAATTGGCCAAGGCCATGGATATCAAACCGGCGGAATTAATCGCCACCTGTTTCAAGCTGGGTCTGATGGCGTCAATCAATCAGCGCCTTGATATGGAAACAATCGAGACTCTGGCCCTGGAATGCGGTTTCAGCATCAAAGAAAAAGAGGAGATCGGGATTGAGGCGCGCGAGGAAGAAGTCGAAGAAAATCTGGCCAGGCGGGCACCGGTGGTAACGGTAATGGGCCATGTCGATCATGGCAAAACATCATTACTTGATTTTATCCGGAAAACCAATATTGCCGCCCGCGAAGCGGGGGCCATTACCCAGCATATCGGAGCCTATGAGGTCGCCGCACCGAACGGACGAATTGTATTCATTGACACTCCCGGTCACGAGGCTTTTACAGCCATGAGGGCGCGCGGAGCCCAGATCACTGACATTGTTGTCCTGGTGGTAGCGGCCGATGATGCCGTAATGCCGCAAACGATTGAGGCTATCGATCATGCCCGGGCCGCCGGTGTTCCGATTGTGGTGGCCATCAATAAGATCGACAAGCCGACCGCCAATCCCGATATGATTCGCCAGCAGCTGTCGGCCCAGAATTTGATGCCTGAGGAGTGGGGCGGTAAAACCATAATGGTTGAGGTTTCTGCTAAAACCGGTCAGGGCGTCAACACTCTTCTCGAAATGATTCAGCTTCAGGCCGATATGCTTGATCTCCAGGCCGATCCAACCATCAGGGGACAGGGTGTGGTGGTAGAATCAAACCTGGAAAAAGGTCGCGGTCCAACCTGTACTGTCATTATCCAAAAAGGCCGGGTCTTTGTCGGTGATCCGATTGTCGCCGGACCGTTCTATGGACACGTAAGAGTGATGTTGAATGATCGCGATCAATCGCTTCGGGAAATCGGTCCTTCGACTCCGGCCCGAATTACAGGACTCGGGGGCGTTCCTCAGGCTGGCGATTCCTTTATCGTCGTTCAGGATGACCAGGAAGCGCGTGAAATTGCAACCAAACGAACCCAGTTGAAACGTGAACAGGAAATTCGGCGGGGCTATGGCCGGGCTACCCTTGAAAAAATCTATGAGCAGATCAAGGAAGGCCAGGTTAAAGAATTAAGCCTGGTTATCAAGGCCGATGTCGATGGTTCGGCGGAAGTCCTGGGCGAGACCCTGGGTAAAATTGCCGGGGATCAGGTTCGGACAGTCATCATCCATAAGGGCGTCGGGGCGGTTAATGAATCCGATGTGCTTCTGGCCGCGGCATCTAACGCTATCATAATAGCTTTCAATGTCAAACCGGATGCCCGGGCCCGTGAGGCGGCCTCCCGCGAAAAGGTTGAGGTTAAGCAGTATTCCATTATTTATGAAGTAGAAAGCGATATTCGCAAAGCCCTGGAAGGTATGCTGGCCCCGGATATATCCGAGGAGTTTATCGGCGAGGCGGAGGTCCGCCAGATTTTCCGTGTTCCAAAAGTGGGCGTGGTGGCCGGTTGTTTCGTGAAGGAAGGCGCCATCCACCGCAATGATGCCGTGCATCTGGTCCGGGATGGCCGGGTAGTCCATATCGGCAAACTGAGTTCCCTGAAACGATTTAAGGATGATGCACGGGAAGTTTCCAGCGGATACGAATGTGGCATTGGAATCGAAAATTTCAACGACATTAAGGTCGGTGATTCCATTGAGGTTTATAAAGTTGTTGAAACAGCCAAAAAATTGGGCTGA
- a CDS encoding DUF503 domain-containing protein gives MVIGSVVVDLNLPGVNSLKEKRRILKPLISRLQSRFNVSIAEVNFNDSLRRAQIGCAVVSNDRIFVDQVLAKIVRAIEAIPEVIMMDYRVELL, from the coding sequence TTGGTTATCGGATCAGTTGTGGTGGATTTGAATCTCCCGGGAGTGAATTCGCTTAAAGAAAAAAGAAGAATTCTCAAACCGCTTATATCGAGACTGCAAAGCCGGTTTAATGTCTCTATCGCTGAAGTGAATTTCAACGACAGCTTAAGAAGGGCCCAGATAGGATGTGCTGTTGTCAGCAATGATAGAATTTTCGTCGACCAGGTTCTGGCTAAAATCGTTCGGGCCATCGAGGCAATCCCGGAAGTGATTATGATGGATTACAGGGTCGAATTATTATAG
- the rbfA gene encoding 30S ribosome-binding factor RbfA, giving the protein MRQYKRSDRVRQQILRDVQQLLEHECATNLKGMVTFTEVALTDDLKYATIYYSVLGNDHQKDEASEYFDRIRNRVRSQLARLIRLKQTPEISFKYDPSIERGMRIEQLLNDISSEHDSDDDD; this is encoded by the coding sequence ATGCGTCAGTACAAGAGATCGGATCGAGTCCGCCAGCAGATTCTGCGGGACGTCCAGCAACTTCTGGAACATGAATGCGCCACCAATTTGAAAGGGATGGTGACGTTCACCGAAGTGGCTCTGACCGATGACCTGAAATACGCTACCATATATTATTCCGTCCTGGGAAATGATCATCAGAAGGATGAAGCCTCGGAATATTTCGACCGGATTCGAAACCGGGTCAGATCGCAACTGGCCCGCCTGATAAGATTGAAACAGACACCGGAGATAAGTTTTAAATACGACCCGTCCATTGAACGGGGAATGAGGATCGAGCAATTACTTAACGATATTTCCAGCGAACATGACAGCGATGATGACGATTAA
- a CDS encoding bifunctional oligoribonuclease/PAP phosphatase NrnA: protein MMTINKDIERCIQKAESILVTAHVDPDGDSIGTQLAFRRYLTGLSKKVSVINDGVIPEKYTFLPDIDKILNADNYRGRSVFDLAIILECPRPDRIGLVSRFITENTTVINIDHHPDNTGYGDVVHLDSRASAVGEILTEYFLDVGFTLDTDTATLLYTGILTDTGRFRYDSTTRRTMEIAGLLIEAGADSRRICDRIYYSMSEATLHLTAEVFSRIKLHDNNRICLINLDHNLLRNPKYDCADIEGMAEYTLYGRGVLAGALLKEIRQGQTKVSLRSRDIINVSRIAAGFGGGGHINAAGYTVDLPADKAASDLLNVLKEAVHDSV, encoded by the coding sequence ATGATGACGATTAATAAAGATATAGAACGGTGTATCCAGAAGGCTGAATCGATACTGGTTACCGCCCATGTTGATCCGGATGGCGATTCCATCGGGACCCAGCTGGCTTTCAGGCGATATCTGACTGGTCTATCCAAAAAGGTAAGTGTTATCAACGATGGCGTCATTCCCGAGAAATACACCTTCCTGCCGGATATCGATAAGATTCTGAATGCGGACAATTACCGGGGGAGAAGCGTGTTCGATCTGGCCATCATCCTGGAATGCCCCCGACCGGATAGGATCGGTCTGGTATCAAGATTTATCACTGAAAATACAACGGTTATAAATATCGATCATCACCCGGATAATACCGGATACGGCGACGTTGTTCATCTCGACAGCCGGGCCTCGGCCGTGGGTGAAATATTGACCGAATATTTTCTTGATGTCGGGTTTACTCTCGATACCGACACGGCCACTCTCCTGTACACGGGGATACTTACCGACACCGGTCGCTTCCGCTACGATTCGACCACCCGCCGGACGATGGAAATCGCCGGTCTGTTGATCGAGGCCGGAGCCGACAGCCGCCGCATCTGTGACCGGATTTACTATTCCATGAGTGAAGCGACCCTGCATTTGACGGCCGAGGTTTTCTCAAGGATAAAATTACACGATAATAATCGAATTTGCCTGATAAATCTCGATCACAATCTTCTCCGGAATCCGAAATACGACTGTGCCGATATTGAGGGGATGGCTGAGTACACCCTGTACGGCCGGGGTGTTCTGGCCGGGGCACTACTCAAAGAAATCAGGCAGGGACAAACCAAGGTGTCCCTCAGATCCCGGGATATAATCAATGTCTCCCGGATTGCCGCGGGGTTCGGCGGCGGCGGCCATATCAATGCCGCCGGATACACTGTTGACCTGCCGGCAGATAAGGCCGCCAGTGATCTTCTGAATGTTTTAAAGGAGGCCGTCCATGATTCAGTATGA
- the truB gene encoding tRNA pseudouridine(55) synthase TruB: MIQYDGILLCDKPYGMTSHRVIDILRQTIGQKKIGHTGTLDPRAIGLLLICLGRATKISQFLGDLDKTYEAEITLGVRSSTYDSEGIIPDENPKPVPSLTSNEIEKILSEFKGLIRQKVPAFSAVKVDGQKLYKLARKGKKINPPEKEIEIKDISLTRWISPLITCRVTCSKGTYIRSLANDIGEKIGCGAYLSRLSRTRIGTYGLKEALTLTEIKHYREAGALKKHLRPIEDVLSYPSLKTDETFSAGIVSGRPLHRANIIEFQGDFEAGQLICLKDHGGRIMAVGKSDINSGELRNHDGANFFNYVRVLN, encoded by the coding sequence ATGATTCAGTATGACGGAATCCTTTTATGCGATAAACCGTATGGCATGACCAGTCACCGGGTAATCGATATCCTCCGCCAGACAATCGGTCAGAAAAAAATTGGTCATACCGGCACACTTGATCCCCGGGCGATTGGGCTTCTGCTTATCTGCCTGGGGCGAGCCACCAAAATCTCCCAGTTCCTCGGCGATCTCGATAAAACCTATGAGGCTGAAATTACTCTGGGCGTGCGTTCTTCGACCTATGATTCGGAGGGCATTATCCCCGATGAAAATCCGAAACCGGTTCCGTCGCTGACATCGAATGAAATAGAGAAGATTCTTTCGGAATTTAAGGGCCTTATCCGGCAGAAAGTGCCGGCTTTTTCCGCGGTCAAGGTTGACGGCCAGAAATTGTATAAACTGGCGCGTAAAGGCAAGAAGATCAATCCGCCGGAAAAAGAAATTGAAATAAAGGATATCAGTCTCACGCGGTGGATATCGCCGCTGATAACCTGCCGGGTAACCTGTTCCAAGGGAACTTACATACGCTCTCTGGCCAATGACATTGGAGAGAAAATTGGTTGTGGAGCTTATCTGTCCCGCCTGTCGCGAACCCGGATCGGCACCTATGGCTTAAAAGAAGCTTTAACGCTTACTGAAATAAAGCATTACCGCGAGGCCGGGGCGTTAAAAAAACATCTCAGGCCTATTGAAGATGTCCTGTCATACCCGTCATTAAAGACGGATGAAACCTTTAGCGCCGGCATTGTTTCCGGGCGACCTTTGCATCGGGCCAATATAATCGAATTCCAGGGTGATTTCGAGGCCGGGCAATTGATCTGCCTGAAAGATCACGGCGGCAGAATTATGGCGGTGGGCAAATCGGATATTAATTCCGGTGAATTACGAAATCATGACGGTGCCAATTTTTTTAATTATGTCAGGGTCCTAAATTGA
- a CDS encoding bifunctional riboflavin kinase/FAD synthetase, producing MSLNIIRGIENFHKNDHKTVVTIGTFDGVHRGHQAILKKLADTASKRNLPPLAITFEPHPRVLVTPDSPPPLLTCLNEKIRLFTKYFEGTFLVLNFNDHLKNLNAEEFTTEYLVEKMNLAKLIVGYDHAFGKNRSGTINDLMNLSRRYSFELEIVDPVIVDGRPISSTRIRKAMAGNNYSQALSLLGHPYPIGGRVIRGIGLGKKIGYPTANLEVSSRKLLPADGVYSCRAEMGKQTFDGMMFIGKNNFNPGAERSVEVNLFDFNEDIYDREIFCYPEIFIRENRKYTETSELIRQLEIDKKNVLMSKE from the coding sequence TTGAGTCTGAATATAATCAGAGGAATCGAAAATTTCCATAAAAACGATCATAAAACCGTGGTAACCATCGGAACCTTCGATGGTGTACATCGGGGCCATCAGGCTATTTTGAAAAAACTGGCCGATACGGCTTCAAAGCGTAATCTTCCGCCGCTGGCGATAACTTTCGAGCCTCATCCCAGGGTGCTGGTCACGCCGGACTCGCCACCTCCGTTGCTGACCTGCCTGAATGAGAAAATCAGGTTGTTCACGAAATATTTCGAGGGGACTTTTCTTGTTCTCAATTTTAACGATCACCTGAAAAATCTCAACGCCGAGGAATTTACCACCGAATACCTGGTGGAGAAAATGAACCTGGCTAAGTTAATCGTCGGTTACGATCATGCTTTCGGCAAAAATCGCTCCGGGACGATCAACGATCTCATGAATTTGAGCCGCCGGTATTCATTTGAACTGGAGATTGTCGATCCGGTTATCGTTGACGGCCGCCCGATTTCATCGACCCGTATCAGGAAAGCCATGGCCGGGAATAATTATTCGCAGGCCTTAAGCCTCCTGGGACATCCTTATCCGATCGGCGGCAGAGTCATCCGCGGAATCGGACTGGGCAAGAAAATCGGTTATCCCACGGCCAATCTGGAAGTCAGTTCCCGAAAACTTCTGCCTGCCGACGGGGTTTATTCCTGCCGGGCGGAAATGGGAAAGCAGACATTCGACGGGATGATGTTTATCGGCAAGAATAATTTCAATCCCGGCGCCGAGCGATCGGTGGAGGTTAATCTGTTTGATTTCAACGAGGATATTTATGACCGGGAGATTTTCTGTTATCCCGAAATCTTTATTCGGGAAAACCGTAAATATACCGAAACCTCGGAACTTATCAGGCAGCTGGAAATTGATAAAAAGAATGTATTAATGTCGAAGGAATAA
- the rpsO gene encoding 30S ribosomal protein S15 encodes MTLNKERKEQIISEYRLHDKDTGSPEVQIAILSDEINGLTEHLKIHRKDFHCRRGMLKKVGQRRRLLDYLKDRDIESYRHLITQLNIRR; translated from the coding sequence ATGACTCTGAACAAAGAACGTAAGGAGCAAATCATTTCGGAATACCGGTTGCATGATAAGGATACCGGTTCCCCGGAAGTCCAGATTGCCATTCTGTCCGATGAAATCAACGGGCTGACGGAGCATCTGAAAATTCACCGTAAGGATTTTCACTGCCGCCGCGGGATGCTCAAGAAAGTCGGTCAGAGAAGACGGCTGCTGGATTATTTGAAGGATCGTGATATTGAGAGTTATCGTCATTTAATCACGCAACTGAATATCAGACGATAA